One segment of Candidatus Nitrospira nitrosa DNA contains the following:
- a CDS encoding YebC/PmpR family DNA-binding transcriptional regulator: MGGHSHWATIKRHKGAQDAKRGKIFTRIIREVTIAARSGGDPDGNPRLRLAIAKAKEANMPGDTLKKAIQRGTGELPGVTYEEFSLEGYGPGGTALLLEITSDNRNRTVAEIRSLLTKNHGNMAEAGAVAWQFHKKGLLAIEPGKVDEDTLLSLTLDAGAEDVKTGEKSIEIITGPHEFEAVKKALADAKIETTLAEVTYVPQNTIRLEEKAAEQMLKLMEILDEHDDVQKVHANFDIPDEVMEKVAATAAG, from the coding sequence ATGGGTGGACATAGTCATTGGGCGACGATTAAGCGCCACAAAGGGGCTCAGGACGCCAAGCGTGGAAAGATCTTTACCAGAATTATTCGCGAGGTGACGATCGCTGCCCGTTCGGGTGGGGATCCGGATGGGAACCCTCGGCTTCGCCTGGCCATTGCCAAGGCGAAGGAAGCCAACATGCCGGGCGATACTTTGAAGAAGGCGATTCAGCGAGGCACCGGGGAGCTGCCCGGCGTGACCTATGAAGAGTTTTCGTTGGAAGGTTATGGACCAGGAGGAACCGCGCTGCTCTTGGAAATTACGAGCGACAATCGGAATCGGACCGTGGCGGAGATCCGGAGCCTCTTGACCAAGAATCATGGCAACATGGCTGAGGCAGGTGCCGTCGCGTGGCAGTTTCACAAGAAGGGGCTCCTGGCGATCGAACCAGGAAAGGTCGATGAGGATACCTTGCTCTCCTTGACCCTCGATGCCGGAGCGGAAGACGTGAAAACCGGCGAGAAATCGATCGAGATCATCACCGGGCCACACGAATTTGAAGCCGTCAAAAAAGCGCTGGCCGATGCAAAGATTGAGACGACACTAGCTGAAGTTACGTATGTTCCTCAGAATACCATCAGGCTCGAAGAAAAGGCGGCCGAGCAGATGCTGAAGTTGATGGAAATTCTCGATGAGCACGACGATGTGCAAAAGGTTCATGCGAACTTCGATATTCCGGATGAGGTCATGGAGAAGGTCGCTGCGACTGCGGCGGGCTGA
- a CDS encoding PCP reductase family protein, giving the protein MMNSLGLKLGAKAEPAASMAGLRAVAENGQSAAATKPSPAAPAVAATAASPAKAPEKASGCPFSAMVAEMGLTNSGKPANGGPSEFTWTPDAQEKLDRLPAFVKPMVQASVEGYARKSGFKTITLQVMDDSKNYSPEGMTWSREAEQRLENIPDFIRPMARKEVERMAKERGESTITAQVMEEAKDKFMKFM; this is encoded by the coding sequence ATGATGAATTCGTTGGGCCTCAAGCTAGGGGCCAAGGCGGAGCCGGCGGCATCGATGGCAGGGTTGAGGGCCGTAGCCGAAAACGGTCAATCTGCTGCCGCGACAAAGCCGAGTCCTGCTGCACCAGCCGTCGCGGCAACCGCGGCGTCGCCTGCTAAGGCTCCAGAGAAGGCGAGCGGCTGTCCATTCTCCGCGATGGTGGCGGAAATGGGCCTGACCAACTCCGGTAAGCCAGCCAACGGCGGGCCTTCTGAGTTCACGTGGACTCCAGATGCCCAAGAGAAGCTTGATCGGCTTCCAGCCTTTGTGAAGCCGATGGTGCAAGCGAGTGTGGAGGGCTATGCCCGCAAGAGCGGCTTCAAGACCATCACGCTACAAGTGATGGATGACTCGAAGAATTATTCCCCTGAGGGTATGACCTGGTCACGCGAAGCCGAGCAGCGGTTGGAAAATATTCCTGACTTCATTCGTCCTATGGCCCGCAAAGAGGTGGAGCGGATGGCCAAGGAACGTGGGGAATCCACCATCACGGCCCAGGTGATGGAGGAAGCCAAAGATAAGTTCATGAAATTCATGTAA
- the ruvA gene encoding Holliday junction branch migration protein RuvA has product MIAFLTGRLAVKTPTHLTLDVQGVGYEVHIPLSTYYSLPNLDDSTALHIHTQLREDAIQLFGFLSQSEKEAFLLLTSVSGVGPKLALSVLSSLSVTDLVHAIQTADTEKLETVPGIGKKSAGRLALELKDKVGKIQGIHPRSPAAEPAEFDDLFEDALSALVHLGYRAQDAKEALRRVTKGTSGSLALKELIREGLKELARG; this is encoded by the coding sequence ATGATCGCCTTTCTCACGGGGCGGTTAGCTGTCAAAACTCCTACTCATCTGACGCTTGATGTGCAGGGCGTCGGGTACGAAGTTCATATCCCCCTCAGCACCTATTACTCGCTTCCGAATCTCGACGACAGTACGGCGCTGCATATTCATACACAGCTGCGGGAGGATGCGATCCAGTTGTTCGGCTTTCTCTCGCAAAGCGAGAAGGAGGCGTTTTTGCTGTTGACCAGCGTCTCCGGAGTCGGCCCTAAATTGGCCCTCAGCGTGCTGTCGAGTTTATCTGTTACGGACTTGGTTCATGCCATTCAGACTGCGGATACCGAGAAGCTAGAGACTGTTCCGGGCATCGGCAAGAAGTCAGCCGGGCGTCTCGCGCTTGAGCTTAAAGATAAGGTCGGTAAGATCCAAGGTATCCACCCCCGTTCTCCCGCAGCAGAGCCTGCGGAATTTGATGATCTCTTCGAGGATGCATTGTCCGCTCTGGTACACTTGGGCTACCGCGCTCAAGATGCCAAAGAAGCCCTCAGGCGGGTGACAAAGGGCACCTCCGGCTCTTTGGCGCTGAAGGAGCTGATTCGAGAAGGGCTCAAGGAATTAGCAAGGGGGTAA
- the ruvB gene encoding Holliday junction branch migration DNA helicase RuvB — translation MTERLVTNRATDEERGLEHVLRPQTLDEYVGQAKMKESLRICIEAARQRGESLDHAIFYGPPGLGKTTIAHIIAREMGAALRSTSGLVLAHAGDLAAVLTNLQEHDVLFIDEIHRLPASVEEALYPAMEDFQLDLVVGQGPATRTVKLDLPPFTLVGATTRAGSLTSPLRDRFGLVYRLEFYEPSELETIVVRSAGVLGVGIDRPGAAEISHRARGTPRIVNRLIKRIRDYAQIKADGRITKEVAQEGLAWLGIDEAGFDDMDRKVLLTIIEKFNGGPVGVESLAAAVQEDKGTIEDVYEPYLIQAGFLDRTGRGRQVTKSAYDHFKRPSHLLM, via the coding sequence ATGACCGAACGGCTTGTGACTAATCGTGCGACGGATGAGGAGCGAGGTCTGGAACATGTCCTGCGGCCCCAGACGCTCGACGAGTATGTCGGCCAGGCAAAAATGAAGGAATCGCTTCGGATTTGCATCGAAGCGGCGAGGCAGCGAGGAGAATCGCTGGACCACGCTATCTTTTATGGTCCGCCTGGACTTGGGAAGACGACCATTGCGCATATCATTGCACGGGAAATGGGAGCGGCGTTGCGTTCAACCTCAGGGTTGGTGCTTGCTCATGCCGGCGACCTTGCCGCAGTTCTCACCAATCTTCAAGAACATGATGTGTTGTTCATCGATGAAATTCATCGACTCCCTGCTTCCGTGGAGGAGGCGCTCTATCCGGCGATGGAGGACTTCCAGCTGGACCTGGTTGTCGGACAAGGCCCAGCCACCAGGACCGTGAAACTCGACCTTCCGCCGTTTACGCTGGTGGGAGCCACGACGAGGGCTGGTTCCCTCACCTCCCCCCTCCGTGATCGCTTTGGCCTGGTCTATCGGCTGGAGTTCTACGAGCCATCCGAGCTGGAGACCATCGTGGTGAGATCGGCAGGTGTCTTGGGGGTCGGGATTGATCGTCCTGGTGCGGCGGAAATTTCGCATCGGGCACGAGGAACGCCACGCATTGTTAATCGGCTTATCAAACGCATCAGGGACTATGCCCAAATTAAGGCTGATGGCCGCATCACCAAAGAGGTCGCGCAAGAGGGCTTAGCGTGGCTTGGGATTGACGAGGCCGGGTTCGACGACATGGACCGCAAAGTTCTTCTCACCATCATCGAGAAGTTCAACGGTGGGCCGGTTGGGGTGGAGTCCTTAGCGGCTGCTGTTCAAGAGGATAAGGGTACGATCGAGGATGTGTACGAACCCTATCTCATTCAGGCAGGTTTCTTGGACCGTACAGGGCGTGGCCGTCAGGTGACGAAGTCAGCGTACGACCATTTCAAGCGACCGTCTCATTTGCTGATGTAA